A genome region from Candidatus Binatia bacterium includes the following:
- a CDS encoding helical backbone metal receptor, with amino-acid sequence MRIVSLVPSLTEALIDFGLAGSVVGRTRWCTEPPEVVAGIETVGGTKNPDVSRIIELRPDLVVVNKEENRLEDCREIEAAGLVLHVTHPTTIEEAAAMLESLGRACGAEAAGAALAVRCRRALHAARELNATAGAGVRTFCPIWRRPYMSFRRQTYIGDVLAQCGCENVFGDREGSDFFEITIEEILEVAPVLTILPDEPYVFEDKHAAELRSAGIRSRFLLVDGKDLAWYGPRIPAALARLSSLVHATP; translated from the coding sequence ATGCGCATCGTCTCTCTCGTCCCGAGTCTCACCGAGGCGCTGATCGACTTCGGTCTTGCCGGCAGCGTCGTCGGCCGCACCCGCTGGTGCACGGAGCCGCCTGAAGTCGTCGCCGGCATCGAGACCGTTGGTGGAACCAAGAACCCCGACGTCTCCCGCATCATCGAGCTTCGTCCCGATCTCGTCGTCGTCAACAAGGAAGAGAACAGGCTCGAGGACTGCCGCGAGATCGAAGCGGCCGGCCTCGTGCTGCACGTGACGCACCCGACGACGATCGAGGAGGCGGCAGCGATGCTGGAGTCGCTCGGCCGCGCGTGCGGCGCCGAGGCGGCAGGCGCTGCGCTTGCCGTGCGATGCCGCCGCGCACTGCACGCCGCACGCGAGCTCAACGCGACGGCCGGCGCGGGCGTGCGCACGTTCTGTCCGATTTGGCGCCGTCCCTACATGTCGTTTCGTCGCCAGACCTATATCGGCGACGTGCTTGCGCAGTGCGGCTGCGAGAACGTGTTCGGCGATCGGGAAGGGAGCGATTTTTTCGAGATCACGATCGAAGAAATCCTCGAGGTGGCTCCCGTGCTTACGATCCTGCCCGACGAGCCCTACGTGTTCGAGGACAAGCACGCCGCGGAGCTTCGCAGCGCCGGTATTCGCTCGCGGTTCCTGTTGGTCGACGGCAAGGACCTGGCCTGGTACGGGCCGCGCATTCCCGCCGCGCTCGCGCGGCTGTCCTCGCTCGTGCACGCGACGCCCTGA
- a CDS encoding acetyl-CoA C-acetyltransferase yields the protein MSSKAVIVSAARTAVGSFQGAFADKPAPELGGLAVAEAIRRAGIDAASVDEVILGNVLAANLGLNPARVAAIKSGVPKEVPSYGVNKACGSGLKAIALAAQAIVAGDAECIVAGGMENMTLAPYLLAKARTGYRMGHDQIIDSMIADGLSCPLTFTHMGITAENVAAKYGISREAQDEFAAASQAKAAAAQASGAFDEEIFAVEIAQKKGDPIKVTKDEYVRAGTTAETLAKLRPAFKKDGTVTAGNASGINDGAGAVVVMSEARAKAEKLTPLAIIRGAAAAGVDPAIMGMGPWPASEKVLKKLGIRKEDIGLWELNEAFAAQSLGVLAELKIDAARVNVNGGAVAIGHPIGASGARVLITLLHAMKNRGVSLGLASLCIGGGQGISMVIERV from the coding sequence TTGAGCAGCAAAGCAGTCATCGTCAGCGCAGCACGCACCGCGGTCGGGAGCTTCCAGGGCGCCTTCGCCGACAAGCCGGCACCGGAGCTCGGAGGACTCGCCGTCGCCGAAGCGATCCGCCGCGCCGGAATCGACGCCGCCTCGGTCGACGAGGTGATCCTCGGCAACGTGCTGGCGGCCAACCTCGGCCTCAATCCCGCGCGCGTGGCGGCCATCAAGAGCGGTGTTCCCAAGGAAGTGCCGAGCTACGGCGTCAACAAGGCGTGCGGCTCGGGCCTGAAAGCGATCGCGCTGGCAGCGCAGGCCATCGTCGCGGGCGATGCCGAGTGCATCGTCGCCGGCGGCATGGAGAACATGACGCTGGCCCCGTACCTCCTGGCCAAGGCGCGCACCGGATACCGCATGGGCCACGACCAGATCATCGACTCGATGATCGCCGACGGTCTTTCGTGCCCGCTCACGTTCACGCACATGGGCATCACCGCCGAGAACGTCGCGGCCAAGTACGGCATTTCGCGCGAGGCCCAGGACGAGTTCGCGGCGGCGAGCCAGGCCAAGGCGGCCGCCGCCCAGGCCAGCGGCGCGTTCGACGAAGAGATCTTCGCCGTCGAGATCGCGCAGAAGAAAGGCGATCCGATCAAGGTCACCAAGGACGAGTACGTGCGCGCCGGCACGACGGCCGAGACCCTGGCCAAGCTGCGTCCGGCGTTCAAGAAGGACGGCACCGTGACTGCCGGCAATGCTTCGGGCATCAATGACGGCGCCGGAGCTGTCGTCGTGATGAGCGAGGCTCGCGCGAAAGCCGAGAAGCTCACTCCGCTCGCGATCATTCGCGGAGCAGCGGCTGCCGGCGTCGATCCGGCGATCATGGGCATGGGCCCGTGGCCGGCTTCCGAAAAAGTGCTGAAGAAACTCGGCATCCGCAAGGAAGACATCGGCCTGTGGGAGCTGAACGAGGCATTCGCCGCGCAGTCGCTCGGCGTACTGGCCGAGCTCAAGATCGATGCCGCCAGGGTGAACGTCAATGGCGGCGCGGTTGCCATCGGCCATCCGATCGGTGCCAGCGGCGCGCGCGTCCTGATCACTCTGCTTCACGCGATGAAGAATCGGGGCGTCAGCCTCGGCCTCGCTTCGCTGTGCATCGGCGGAGGGCAGGGCATCTCGATGGTCATCGAGAGGGTCTGA
- a CDS encoding cobalamin B12-binding domain-containing protein encodes MSEKVLRILVAKPGLDGHDRGAKIIARALRDAGFEVIYTGLHQTPEMIAETAVQEDVDCVGLSILSGAHMTLFPRILDLMKQKGVGDIPVFGGGIVPEEDIAELKTLGVKEIFTPGASTRDIVEWIRTNIDARA; translated from the coding sequence GTGTCGGAAAAAGTACTGAGAATCCTGGTGGCCAAGCCCGGCCTCGACGGTCACGACCGTGGGGCGAAGATCATCGCGCGCGCACTGCGCGACGCCGGCTTCGAGGTGATCTACACCGGACTTCACCAGACGCCGGAGATGATTGCCGAGACCGCCGTGCAGGAAGACGTCGACTGCGTGGGGCTGTCGATCCTTTCGGGCGCCCACATGACCTTGTTTCCGCGCATTCTGGACTTAATGAAGCAGAAAGGCGTCGGCGACATTCCGGTTTTCGGCGGCGGCATCGTGCCGGAAGAAGACATCGCGGAGCTGAAGACGCTGGGCGTAAAGGAGATCTTCACGCCGGGTGCGAGCACTCGCGACATCGTCGAGTGGATCCGCACCAACATCGACGCTCGCGCCTGA
- a CDS encoding methylmalonyl-CoA mutase family protein, which produces MRDSNSARNIDPRQARPRHATISGMELEECYRDGQAAGEVGEPGQYPFTRGVYPTMYRTKAWTMRQFAGFGSAADTNARFKYLLAAGGGGLSTAFDMPTLMGYDADHARAEGEVGREGVAVSTIADMQVLFDGIRLDEVTTSMTVNCSASILLAMYLVVAERQGCSWKKLGGTIQNDMFKEFIAQKEWICPPEPSLRIVTDMIEFCMNEVPRWHPVSISGYHIREAGSTAVQELAFTLADGIGYVQAAVDRGLDPDEFGPRLSFFFNVHNDFLEEIAKIRAARRLWAKIMRERFGAKTDRACLMRTHAQTSGVSLTAQQPLNNVVRVTIQALAATLAGVQSLHTNSLDETLALPSEEAVTVALRTQQILAEESGIVNTVDPFGGSFAIEALTDRMEREAADYIRRIDELGGIVRAIEIGYPQSEIADAAYAFQHATDDSEYVTVGVNGYVMDEGKALEILRIDRALEAGQREKVKAFKAARDAKKVAARIEEVRRAAVEDRNLMPHVVDAVRDGVTVGEISDVYRNVFGIYQDPATI; this is translated from the coding sequence ATGCGCGACTCCAACTCGGCACGAAACATCGACCCGCGTCAGGCAAGGCCGCGGCACGCGACGATCTCCGGCATGGAACTGGAGGAGTGCTACCGCGACGGGCAGGCTGCCGGCGAGGTCGGCGAGCCCGGTCAGTACCCGTTCACGCGCGGCGTCTATCCGACGATGTACCGCACCAAGGCGTGGACGATGCGGCAGTTTGCCGGCTTCGGCAGTGCGGCCGATACCAACGCGCGGTTCAAGTACCTGCTGGCCGCCGGCGGCGGCGGGCTGTCGACGGCCTTCGATATGCCGACGCTGATGGGCTACGACGCGGACCACGCCCGCGCCGAAGGTGAGGTCGGCCGCGAAGGCGTCGCGGTCTCGACGATCGCCGACATGCAGGTGCTCTTCGACGGCATCCGCCTCGACGAAGTCACTACGTCGATGACCGTCAACTGTTCGGCGTCGATCCTGCTCGCGATGTACCTGGTCGTCGCCGAGCGCCAGGGCTGCTCGTGGAAGAAGCTCGGCGGCACGATCCAGAACGACATGTTCAAGGAATTCATCGCGCAGAAGGAGTGGATCTGCCCGCCCGAGCCTTCGCTGCGCATCGTCACCGACATGATCGAGTTCTGCATGAACGAGGTGCCGCGCTGGCATCCGGTCTCGATCAGCGGCTACCACATCCGCGAGGCCGGCTCGACGGCCGTCCAGGAGCTGGCGTTCACGCTGGCCGACGGCATCGGCTACGTGCAGGCCGCCGTCGATCGCGGTCTCGACCCCGATGAGTTCGGCCCGCGCCTGTCGTTCTTCTTCAACGTACACAACGATTTCCTCGAGGAGATCGCCAAGATCCGCGCGGCGCGCCGCCTGTGGGCGAAGATCATGCGCGAGCGCTTCGGCGCAAAGACCGACCGCGCCTGCCTGATGCGCACCCACGCCCAGACCTCGGGAGTGTCGCTTACCGCTCAGCAGCCGCTCAACAACGTCGTGCGCGTGACGATCCAGGCTCTTGCGGCGACTCTCGCCGGCGTGCAGTCGCTCCACACGAACTCCCTCGACGAGACGCTGGCGCTGCCCTCCGAGGAGGCCGTCACCGTCGCGCTTCGTACTCAGCAGATCCTCGCCGAAGAAAGCGGCATCGTGAACACCGTCGATCCGTTCGGCGGCAGTTTCGCGATCGAAGCACTGACCGATCGCATGGAGCGCGAGGCCGCGGACTACATCCGCCGCATCGACGAGCTCGGCGGAATCGTGCGCGCGATCGAGATCGGCTATCCGCAGTCCGAGATCGCGGACGCCGCCTACGCGTTCCAGCACGCCACCGACGACAGCGAGTACGTGACCGTCGGGGTCAACGGCTACGTGATGGACGAGGGCAAGGCGCTGGAGATCCTCCGCATCGATCGCGCGCTGGAAGCCGGTCAGAGAGAAAAGGTGAAGGCGTTCAAGGCGGCGCGCGACGCGAAGAAGGTCGCGGCCCGCATCGAAGAGGTGCGCCGTGCGGCGGTCGAGGACCGCAACCTGATGCCGCACGTCGTCGACGCCGTCCGGGACGGCGTCACCGTCGGAGAGATCTCCGACGTCTACCGCAACGTCTTCGGGATCTACCAGGATCCGGCGACGATCTGA
- a CDS encoding sulfatase has protein sequence MPTWLRKLVRECVAVSVPVVTITPVLAAFRAYAEVEKQQWLAQGLWFMAASYSLTFVIDSIYIVEVLAFGGIALAYATSPRTLTARHRIVAAVLSWVLFLYPLQQLVLPTFRRLTVQNEKDWLPFLTDGSIFSVVRDHIGDYAFLISISVPQSLMAMTALWGIVGWLTWRWRCAHPLAGARLASRTLELRRWALVPTLVLLPSILLLGFDAPKPPEKAPNIVFIICDTLRADHLGMYGYETRETSPHLDDLATESVVYQNAVSTAPWTTPSVASMLTSRYPRRLGYGQHPAYLAPKEVTVAEVLRNRGYRTHAITSNTFAGRSVGFDAGFEWMDFSLAAGQMDVTSGDLTDHAIAWLDENGDQPFFLYLHYFDPHFAYVMHPEFKFDYVYDGPMRDQESHTEFTLSMPSLTQADVDWVTAAYDSEIAYTDQYIGQLLDHLRAKGLYDNTLIVFVGDHGEAFNDRGDHYIGHARTVWQELLHVPLIVKMPGGDGAGTNVLTRVSTMDIAPTILAAAGASFPESEPIDGKPLSTAPMDRLLISETRRDANLRAAFQGHWKLIVDRDKKTSALYDLEADPGEKHDVSAEHRDIADKLEVSVDVWENSLGHHNSAAAPFSADAIQRLKGLGYWQ, from the coding sequence ATGCCGACTTGGCTTCGCAAGCTGGTGCGCGAGTGCGTCGCGGTCTCGGTACCCGTGGTGACGATCACGCCGGTGCTCGCCGCTTTTCGCGCCTACGCCGAGGTCGAGAAGCAGCAGTGGCTGGCCCAGGGCCTCTGGTTCATGGCGGCCAGCTACTCGCTCACGTTCGTCATCGACTCGATCTACATCGTGGAGGTGCTCGCCTTCGGCGGCATCGCGCTCGCCTATGCGACCTCGCCTCGTACCCTCACGGCACGTCACCGCATCGTTGCCGCGGTGCTGTCGTGGGTTCTGTTCCTGTACCCGCTCCAGCAGCTTGTCCTTCCTACGTTTCGCCGCCTGACGGTGCAGAACGAGAAGGACTGGCTGCCGTTCCTCACTGACGGATCCATTTTCAGCGTGGTGCGAGACCACATCGGCGACTACGCGTTCCTCATCTCCATCTCGGTGCCGCAGTCGCTGATGGCAATGACGGCGCTGTGGGGCATCGTCGGGTGGCTCACGTGGCGATGGCGCTGCGCCCATCCGCTTGCCGGCGCCCGCCTTGCTTCGAGGACGCTCGAGCTGCGGCGCTGGGCCCTGGTTCCCACGCTGGTGCTGCTGCCGTCGATCCTGCTGCTGGGCTTCGATGCGCCGAAGCCTCCGGAGAAGGCTCCGAACATCGTGTTCATCATCTGCGACACGCTGAGGGCGGACCACCTCGGCATGTATGGCTACGAGACGCGCGAGACGAGTCCTCACCTCGACGACCTGGCAACGGAGTCGGTGGTCTACCAGAACGCCGTCAGCACGGCGCCGTGGACCACGCCGTCGGTGGCGTCGATGCTGACGTCGCGCTATCCGCGGCGCCTCGGCTACGGCCAGCACCCCGCCTACCTCGCGCCGAAGGAAGTGACGGTGGCCGAGGTGCTGAGGAACCGCGGCTACCGCACCCACGCCATCACGTCGAACACGTTTGCCGGGCGCAGCGTCGGCTTCGATGCCGGGTTCGAGTGGATGGATTTTTCGCTTGCTGCCGGACAGATGGACGTCACTTCCGGCGACCTGACCGACCACGCGATCGCGTGGCTCGACGAGAACGGCGATCAGCCGTTCTTTCTCTACCTGCACTACTTCGATCCCCACTTCGCGTACGTCATGCACCCGGAGTTCAAGTTCGACTACGTCTACGACGGGCCGATGCGCGACCAGGAGTCCCACACCGAGTTCACGCTTTCGATGCCTTCGCTGACGCAGGCGGACGTCGACTGGGTCACGGCCGCCTACGATTCGGAGATCGCGTACACCGACCAGTACATCGGGCAGCTGCTCGATCATCTTCGCGCGAAAGGCCTGTACGACAACACGCTGATCGTGTTCGTCGGCGACCACGGCGAGGCGTTCAACGACCGCGGCGACCACTACATCGGCCATGCCCGCACGGTCTGGCAGGAACTCCTGCACGTCCCGCTGATCGTCAAGATGCCCGGTGGCGACGGGGCAGGGACGAACGTTCTCACCCGCGTCAGCACGATGGACATCGCGCCGACGATCCTCGCGGCCGCAGGCGCTTCGTTCCCCGAGAGCGAGCCGATCGACGGCAAGCCGCTCAGCACGGCGCCGATGGACCGCCTGCTGATCAGCGAGACGAGAAGGGACGCGAACCTTCGCGCAGCGTTCCAGGGCCACTGGAAGCTCATCGTCGACCGCGACAAGAAGACGTCGGCGCTCTACGACCTGGAAGCCGATCCAGGCGAGAAGCACGACGTCTCGGCCGAGCATCGCGACATCGCCGACAAGCTCGAGGTGTCGGTCGACGTCTGGGAAAACTCGCTGGGGCATCACAACTCGGCGGCCGCTCCGTTCAGCGCCGATGCAATCCAGAGGCTGAAAGGCCTCGGGTACTGGCAGTAA
- the glpX gene encoding class II fructose-bisphosphatase: MERNLALELVRVTEAAALAAARENGRGDETGPVRLAAQAIHHAFSSIGAFQGAIVLGDPAQTSGDLLASGQRLGSGGVEVDVAVNPLEGGVSCALGGPNAMSIMALTDPGCILRCPDGAYMDKIATGPDGFGVVDLDRSPSENLRRLAEARSCYVEDLTVVILDRPRHDVLIEQVREAGARVRLIPHGDVAAAMATARDGAGVDMLLGAGGATQGVLSAAALKGLGGFMQCRFVPRSNAERDELYQLGIKDPSRKLGVEEMVRGHVLFAATGVTDGTFLKGVKFFKGGAVSHSVVMRSQSRTVRHLETIHKFDYKPSY; encoded by the coding sequence ATGGAAAGGAACCTGGCACTCGAGCTGGTGCGCGTCACCGAGGCGGCGGCGCTGGCCGCGGCGCGCGAGAACGGGCGCGGCGACGAGACGGGTCCCGTGCGCCTCGCTGCGCAAGCCATCCACCACGCATTCTCGTCGATCGGCGCGTTCCAGGGCGCCATCGTGCTCGGCGATCCTGCGCAGACGAGCGGAGATCTGCTGGCGAGCGGCCAGAGGCTCGGCAGCGGTGGCGTCGAAGTCGACGTCGCCGTCAATCCTCTCGAAGGCGGAGTCTCCTGCGCGCTCGGCGGCCCCAACGCGATGTCGATCATGGCGCTGACCGATCCGGGCTGCATCCTGCGCTGCCCCGATGGCGCCTACATGGACAAGATCGCGACCGGCCCCGACGGCTTCGGCGTCGTCGACCTGGACCGCTCGCCGTCGGAGAACCTGCGACGCCTGGCCGAAGCGCGAAGCTGCTACGTCGAGGACCTGACCGTCGTCATCCTGGACCGCCCGCGCCACGACGTGCTGATCGAGCAGGTGCGTGAAGCCGGCGCGCGAGTGCGGCTGATCCCTCACGGCGACGTTGCCGCCGCGATGGCGACTGCGCGCGACGGTGCCGGAGTCGACATGCTGCTCGGAGCCGGCGGCGCAACCCAGGGCGTGCTCAGCGCAGCGGCACTCAAGGGCCTCGGCGGCTTCATGCAGTGCCGCTTTGTCCCGCGCAGCAATGCCGAGCGCGACGAGCTCTACCAGCTCGGAATCAAGGACCCCTCGCGCAAGCTCGGAGTCGAGGAGATGGTGCGCGGGCACGTGCTCTTCGCCGCCACCGGCGTCACCGACGGAACTTTCCTCAAGGGCGTCAAGTTCTTCAAGGGCGGAGCGGTCAGCCATTCCGTCGTCATGCGATCGCAGTCGCGCACGGTGCGTCACCTCGAGACCATCCACAAGTTCGACTACAAGCCGAGCTACTGA
- the thrC gene encoding threonine synthase, whose amino-acid sequence MSWPGLIEYYRDRLPVGDIEPVTLLEGNTPLIEVPRLAERLGLKGRVYVKYEGLNPTCSFKDRGMTMAITMAVAEGATAVICASTGNTSASAAAYAARAGLACFVIIPDGNIAMGKLSQAVIHGAKVLAVKGNFDDAYRMVSGVAEQRRVTVVNSINPHRLEGQKTAAFEICDTLGRAPDYHVLPVGNAGNITAYWMGYGEYFRDGVTASRPKMMGFQAAGAAPIVLGHAVSEPETVATAIRIGNPVSWKKAEAARDESGGDIDMVTDDEIMAAYKLLASTEGVFAEPASAASIAGLKKLADAKRIEDGAVVVCTLTGHGLKDPHNAIRSCPEPVRVAADLGRVLEAMEI is encoded by the coding sequence ATGAGCTGGCCCGGATTGATCGAGTATTACCGAGACCGCCTTCCCGTGGGCGACATCGAGCCGGTGACGCTGCTCGAGGGGAACACGCCGCTCATCGAAGTTCCGCGCCTGGCCGAGCGCCTCGGGCTCAAAGGGCGCGTCTACGTGAAGTACGAGGGCCTCAACCCAACCTGTTCCTTCAAGGACAGGGGAATGACGATGGCGATCACGATGGCGGTGGCCGAAGGGGCGACCGCGGTGATCTGCGCCTCCACCGGAAATACTTCGGCGTCGGCGGCGGCGTACGCGGCCAGGGCCGGCCTTGCGTGCTTCGTGATCATCCCCGATGGAAACATCGCCATGGGAAAGCTCAGCCAGGCGGTGATTCATGGCGCGAAAGTGCTCGCCGTCAAAGGCAATTTCGATGATGCCTACCGAATGGTCTCGGGCGTTGCCGAGCAGCGGCGAGTGACCGTCGTCAACTCGATCAATCCCCACCGCCTCGAAGGCCAGAAGACCGCCGCGTTTGAGATCTGCGACACTCTCGGCCGCGCTCCCGACTACCACGTCCTGCCGGTCGGCAACGCCGGCAACATCACGGCGTACTGGATGGGCTACGGCGAGTATTTCCGCGACGGCGTAACCGCGAGCCGCCCGAAGATGATGGGCTTCCAGGCCGCGGGCGCGGCGCCGATCGTGCTCGGCCACGCTGTAAGCGAGCCCGAGACCGTGGCCACCGCGATCCGTATCGGCAATCCCGTGAGCTGGAAGAAAGCCGAGGCTGCCCGCGACGAGTCCGGGGGCGACATCGACATGGTCACCGACGACGAGATCATGGCTGCCTACAAGCTGCTCGCATCGACGGAAGGGGTCTTCGCCGAGCCCGCATCGGCAGCATCGATCGCCGGCCTGAAGAAGCTGGCCGACGCGAAGCGCATCGAAGACGGAGCCGTGGTAGTCTGCACGCTCACGGGACACGGCCTGAAGGATCCGCATAACGCGATCCGATCCTGTCCCGAGCCTGTGAGGGTGGCGGCCGATCTCGGTCGTGTCCTGGAGGCGATGGAAATCTGA